The following are from one region of the Thiocapsa rosea genome:
- a CDS encoding winged helix-turn-helix domain-containing protein, translating into MRVLLIEDDRQTANYLLKALAETGAVTDHVADGRAGLLQAAGGEYDALIVDRMLPGLDGVGIVRTLRASGNRTPVLFLSALGEVDDRVEGLRAGGDDYLVKPFAFSELHARLEVLLRRGKADTPETRLRVADLEMDLLKREVTRAGREIQLQPREFRLLEYLVRHAGQVVTRTMLLEQVWDYHFDPQTNVIDVHISRLRGKIDKDFAPPLLQTVRGVGYMIRGA; encoded by the coding sequence ATGCGAGTCCTCCTGATCGAAGACGATCGCCAAACCGCCAACTATCTCCTGAAGGCACTCGCCGAAACCGGCGCGGTCACCGACCATGTCGCGGACGGTCGCGCAGGTCTGTTGCAGGCTGCCGGCGGTGAGTACGACGCGCTGATCGTCGACCGCATGCTGCCCGGCCTCGACGGGGTCGGCATCGTGCGCACATTGCGCGCCTCGGGCAATCGCACGCCGGTGCTTTTTCTCAGCGCCTTGGGCGAGGTCGACGACCGTGTGGAGGGTTTGCGTGCGGGCGGTGACGACTATCTCGTTAAGCCCTTTGCCTTCTCCGAGCTGCATGCGCGACTCGAGGTGCTGCTGCGTCGCGGCAAAGCCGACACCCCGGAGACGCGACTGCGGGTCGCGGACCTCGAGATGGATCTGCTCAAGCGCGAGGTGACCCGCGCCGGGCGCGAGATCCAACTGCAGCCGCGCGAGTTCCGGCTGCTCGAATATCTGGTGCGCCACGCCGGCCAGGTGGTGACCCGCACCATGCTGCTCGAGCAGGTGTGGGACTATCATTTCGACCCCCAAACCAACGTCATCGATGTCCATATCAGCCGCCTGCGCGGCAAGATCGACAAGGACTTCGCGCCGCCGCTCCTCCAGACCGTCCGCGGTGTCGGCTACATGATCCGCGGCGCATGA
- a CDS encoding sensor histidine kinase — MSVAEAPPSALRARAANILRSSTFRLAVLYVLLLGVSVGILMAFLYWSTAGYMDRQTAATIEAEIRGLAEQYRRRGLAGLSSVISERVARDPVGSSVYLLVDDNLEPLAGNLDRWPAGFPDPDGWIGFRLRERGPDRTEEHAARGQVFLLRGGLRLLVGRDVRDLEATRALILDALGWGLAITAALALLGGWLMSAGVMRRLETINQTAGEIMAGDLSRRVPLNGSGDDFDALAANLNRMLERIEQLMTGVRQVSDNIAHDLRTPLTRVRTKLELLCAELDGCENARALAAETIADTEEMLSTFNALLRIARIESGARRSAFARLDLAALLEDLAELYEPLAAEKGQGLKLRLDGPAQVTGDRDLLFQALANLVDNAIKYTPSGGTIALAGASREDGVTVTIRDSGPGIPPEARERVLDRFVRLDDSRSTPGSGLGLSLVKAVLDLHQASIVLGGDAGGLIVTIGFRDARSPVA; from the coding sequence ATGAGCGTCGCCGAGGCTCCGCCGTCGGCCCTGCGTGCCCGGGCCGCCAATATTCTGCGCAGCTCGACCTTCCGTCTGGCCGTCCTCTACGTGCTGCTGCTCGGCGTCTCGGTCGGCATCCTCATGGCCTTCCTGTATTGGTCGACCGCCGGCTATATGGACCGCCAGACCGCGGCGACGATCGAGGCCGAGATCCGCGGGCTTGCCGAGCAATACCGGCGGCGCGGTCTCGCCGGCCTGTCCTCGGTGATCAGCGAGCGCGTCGCGCGCGATCCGGTCGGGTCGAGCGTCTATCTCCTGGTCGACGACAACCTCGAGCCGCTCGCCGGCAACCTCGATCGCTGGCCCGCGGGCTTTCCCGACCCGGACGGATGGATTGGTTTCCGCCTGCGCGAGCGCGGACCGGATCGCACCGAAGAGCATGCGGCACGCGGACAGGTCTTCCTGCTGCGCGGCGGTCTCAGGCTTCTGGTCGGGCGCGACGTGCGTGATCTCGAGGCCACGCGCGCCCTGATACTGGATGCGCTCGGCTGGGGACTGGCCATCACCGCGGCCTTGGCCTTGCTGGGCGGATGGCTGATGAGCGCGGGTGTCATGCGGCGCCTGGAGACGATCAACCAGACCGCCGGCGAGATCATGGCCGGCGATCTGTCACGACGTGTTCCGCTCAACGGCAGCGGCGACGATTTCGACGCGCTGGCCGCGAACCTCAACCGGATGCTCGAGCGTATCGAGCAGCTGATGACCGGCGTGCGACAGGTCTCGGACAACATCGCCCATGATCTGCGCACGCCGCTGACCCGGGTGCGCACCAAGCTCGAGCTGCTGTGTGCCGAGCTCGACGGCTGCGAGAACGCCCGCGCGCTGGCCGCCGAGACGATCGCCGATACCGAGGAGATGCTGTCCACATTCAATGCGCTGCTGCGGATCGCACGGATCGAGTCGGGCGCTCGACGGTCCGCCTTCGCTCGCCTGGATCTGGCCGCCTTACTGGAGGATTTGGCCGAGCTCTACGAGCCGCTCGCGGCCGAGAAGGGGCAGGGCCTGAAGCTTCGGCTCGACGGTCCGGCCCAGGTCACGGGCGACCGCGACCTCTTGTTTCAAGCCTTGGCGAACCTGGTCGACAACGCCATCAAATACACGCCGTCGGGCGGGACCATCGCGCTTGCCGGGGCGTCTCGGGAGGATGGCGTGACAGTGACGATTCGCGATTCCGGGCCGGGCATTCCGCCGGAGGCGCGCGAGAGGGTTCTCGATCGTTTTGTTCGGCTCGACGACAGCCGCTCAACGCCCGGCAGCGGACTCGGCCTGAGCCTGGTGAAGGCGGTGCTCGACCTACACCAGGCCTCCATCGT
- a CDS encoding Do family serine endopeptidase, with translation MSQRRITTPTRSIAVAPSLPLRRPALVSATLALALASGAVYWNGRDAVAADQPITADARVASAAFPSFADVAERVTPAVVNVSVKTESVQPMGLRGHPALPPDAAVPEAFRRFFEQPGRSMPRQTTGQGSGFVVDSDGHIVTNHHVIEGAGEVTVVLNDGTSHVARVVGVDTKTDLAVLKIDIDRPLVAVELGDSSKARVGDWVLAVGNPFGLGGSVNAGIISARGRDINSGPYDDYLQIDAPINRGNSGGPLFDIEGRVIGVNTAIFSPSGGNVGIGFAIPAETVERVVADLRENGRVERGWLGVQIQPVTEELAAGLGLEQATGVLITDLVPGAPAAASDLRTGDVILSASGQPLSSPKDLSKLVAATKAGTEMTLRVVRDGQARDLTLTIGRMPEEDRIAAVPSEDADATGRPRLGLYLSPLTPELRAERGLSADAAGVFVSQVEPDSPADRAGVEAGSLISMVGMESVSTPEQVVTAVRAAAEEKRDSLILRVEKDGRPLFIAVPFAT, from the coding sequence GTGTCACAACGCCGAATCACGACCCCGACTCGTTCGATCGCCGTGGCCCCGTCGCTGCCCTTGCGTCGCCCGGCACTCGTCAGTGCGACCTTGGCCCTTGCCCTCGCATCCGGTGCCGTTTATTGGAACGGACGCGATGCCGTCGCGGCGGATCAACCGATCACCGCGGATGCGCGCGTTGCGTCCGCGGCGTTTCCCAGCTTTGCGGACGTGGCCGAGCGGGTCACCCCCGCGGTGGTCAACGTCTCGGTCAAGACCGAAAGTGTGCAACCCATGGGCTTGCGCGGCCACCCTGCGCTTCCGCCGGACGCTGCCGTTCCCGAAGCCTTCCGTCGCTTCTTCGAGCAGCCGGGGCGGTCGATGCCGCGCCAGACCACGGGACAAGGTTCAGGCTTCGTCGTGGACAGCGACGGTCATATCGTGACCAACCATCACGTGATCGAAGGCGCGGGCGAGGTGACCGTCGTCCTGAACGACGGCACCAGCCATGTGGCGCGCGTGGTCGGTGTCGACACCAAGACGGACCTCGCAGTGCTCAAGATCGACATCGATCGCCCGCTGGTCGCCGTCGAGCTGGGTGATTCGAGCAAGGCCCGCGTCGGCGATTGGGTCCTCGCGGTCGGCAACCCCTTCGGTCTAGGCGGCTCGGTGAATGCCGGGATCATTTCCGCACGCGGACGCGACATCAACTCGGGTCCTTACGACGACTATCTGCAGATCGACGCGCCGATCAATCGCGGCAACTCGGGTGGTCCGCTGTTCGACATCGAGGGTCGGGTGATCGGTGTGAATACCGCCATCTTCTCCCCGAGCGGGGGCAATGTCGGGATCGGGTTCGCCATCCCGGCCGAGACGGTCGAGCGTGTGGTGGCCGACCTTCGCGAGAATGGGCGCGTTGAGCGTGGCTGGCTGGGCGTGCAGATCCAGCCGGTGACCGAGGAGTTGGCCGCCGGGCTCGGGCTCGAGCAAGCGACCGGGGTTCTGATCACGGATCTCGTGCCCGGCGCTCCCGCCGCCGCGTCCGATCTGCGAACCGGCGATGTCATTCTCAGCGCGTCGGGGCAGCCGCTGAGCTCGCCGAAAGACCTCTCGAAGCTGGTCGCCGCGACCAAGGCCGGCACCGAAATGACGCTGCGCGTGGTGCGGGACGGTCAGGCACGTGACCTGACATTGACGATCGGCCGGATGCCCGAAGAGGATCGGATCGCCGCGGTGCCGAGCGAGGACGCCGATGCGACAGGCCGCCCCCGTCTGGGACTCTATCTGTCGCCGCTCACCCCCGAGCTGCGTGCGGAGCGCGGGCTGAGCGCTGACGCCGCCGGCGTCTTCGTGTCGCAGGTCGAGCCCGACAGCCCGGCCGATCGCGCCGGGGTGGAGGCGGGCAGCCTCATCTCGATGGTCGGGATGGAGTCGGTCAGCACGCCGGAGCAGGTCGTCACCGCGGTGCGCGCGGCCGCCGAGGAGAAGCGCGACAGCCTGATCCTGCGAGTCGAGAAGGACGGACGGCCTCTCTTCATCGCCGTCCCCTTCGCGACCTGA